The DNA region TGCTCTAAAATTTTATGGGAAGGCACTGAATTGACAGCCGCTACAAAGCCGACGCCACACGAATCATGGTCAAATTTCTCGTCAATCAGGGAGGCCGGAACATTCGACAGGCGCTGAGTAGGCAGGGTGGTGGCAGAGGTCAGGGCAGCGGGGTTTAACCCATTTGTAAAAAACTGTTCCATGCTTCACTATACGTCCAGCGACACTCAAGTGTCTCCAGAGATACCTTCCGTTTGGGGCACGCTAATGCGTCTAAACAAGCGCGCTATGCATAAATATACATGATCATGTATATTTATGCATAGGCGTGAACTTCCCGCTATCTCTTGACCTCACGAAACATTGCAGGCATTTAACAGGGAAAACACCCGCATGAAACAACAGCGTCATACCGTAATTCGAGAGCTTCTGGTAAACACGTCCGTTGCCAGTCAGGACGCGTTGCAGAAAAAGCTCGCCGAACGAGGTTTTCATGTCACCCAGGCGACGCTGTCGCGGGACATCCACGAGTTGCGGCTTTCCAAAGGGCCAGCCGGCTATTCCCTGCCTGGCGGTGACGATGACGACGAAGATGCTCTGCCGGGGATTCGCGAAGTCCTTCACAGCTTTGGACTTGAAGTGCGTCCAGCGGCCAATCTTCTGGTCCTGGTTACGACCACAGGAAGCGCCCAGCCGGTGGCTGCCGGAATCGATTACGAAGACTGGCCGGAGGTCGTTGGCACCATTGCGGGGGATGACACTATCCTTATTATCTGTCCCGATGAACAGCAGGCAAAGACACTGAAATCTCGAATTGAAGGGTACATTGGCTAATCTGGAAACACTGCAACCATCGACTGAAATCGCGAACGCGCCCACCAAGCCCGTCGCGCCGCAGATTGCTGTAGCAGGCGTCAGCGGCTACGCTGGCGGAGAACTGGCGCGTCTGCTGCTGCACCATCCCGCCCTGAGCGGAACCAGACCGATCTTTCTGGGCCGCGCCGGTGAAGCCGAAGTGGGGCCGTCCACCTCGCTGGAGGCTCTTCATCCTTATCTGACGGCTCCGGGCCATCACGCATCGACCCCCGTATTCCCTTTCACGTGGAACCGGATCGTCGATGCAGGGACGAAAGTACTCTTCCTTGCAACGCCGCACGAGCAGTCCCGAGAGTGGGTGCCTGAAGCCATCGAGCGCGGCATCAAGGTCATCGACCTGAGCGGCGCCTGGCGGCTGCAGGAGACGCGCAATCGCGACGTCTACCGCTTGACGGATGCAAATCCTAAACTCGCAGCAGAATTGCAGGCAGAGGCGGTCTACGGTTGCCCTGAGCTGCACCGCGACGCAATCAGAAGCGCCCGTCTGGTAGCGAATCCCGGCTGTTACTCCACATCCATGATTCTCGCGCTCGCTCCTCTGGTTCAGGCCGGCCTGGTGGACATCGACCACGGCATCATCTGCGATGCGAAATCGGGAGTAAGCGGAGCCGGAAAAGCGGCAACAGCGAAGACCCACTTCATGTATGCCGCCGATAATCTGTCGGCCTATAACGTCTTCGGCCATCGCCACACCGGCGAGTTGCTCGAGCAACTTCACCTGAGCGCAGACCAGATTCAGTTCACGCCTCATCTGCTGCCCATCC from Edaphobacter paludis includes:
- a CDS encoding ArgR family transcriptional regulator — its product is MKQQRHTVIRELLVNTSVASQDALQKKLAERGFHVTQATLSRDIHELRLSKGPAGYSLPGGDDDDEDALPGIREVLHSFGLEVRPAANLLVLVTTTGSAQPVAAGIDYEDWPEVVGTIAGDDTILIICPDEQQAKTLKSRIEGYIG
- the argC gene encoding N-acetyl-gamma-glutamyl-phosphate reductase, with product METLQPSTEIANAPTKPVAPQIAVAGVSGYAGGELARLLLHHPALSGTRPIFLGRAGEAEVGPSTSLEALHPYLTAPGHHASTPVFPFTWNRIVDAGTKVLFLATPHEQSREWVPEAIERGIKVIDLSGAWRLQETRNRDVYRLTDANPKLAAELQAEAVYGCPELHRDAIRSARLVANPGCYSTSMILALAPLVQAGLVDIDHGIICDAKSGVSGAGKAATAKTHFMYAADNLSAYNVFGHRHTGELLEQLHLSADQIQFTPHLLPIPRGILATNYLRLKQSTDSSTISAVFSNFYRHSPMVRLYPSPQLPQIQHVVRTNFCDIGFELASDGKRLVIVSCLDNLLKGASGQAVQNLNLMCGWNEQEGLL